The proteins below are encoded in one region of Streptomyces roseirectus:
- a CDS encoding alpha/beta hydrolase produces the protein MTAPEPAPAPLRTLTTSTGTRIAYKDEHPPHPDPLLPPFLLLHGLAGHLGEWNDLTTRLLADGHRVIRYDAAGHGASTRTPPDMSRKAAAADAHTVLTTLKARPAILVGQSLGGLTALLTAATHPSAVKALILIEATPAAAAPDLPTQIATWLDTWPTPFPSYRSAVTFFGHPSWADGLDWHTDGTGHPRITPEKMIEAAHDPATRSYWDSWTTLRCPTLVVRGAQGSTPASQLTAMHTHRPTETHLTTIPNAGHDVHLDRPEELHEAISTFLDHL, from the coding sequence ATGACGGCCCCCGAACCTGCCCCCGCCCCCCTCCGCACCCTGACCACCTCCACCGGCACCCGCATCGCCTACAAGGACGAACACCCACCACACCCCGACCCCCTCCTCCCCCCGTTCCTCCTCCTGCACGGCCTGGCAGGCCACTTGGGCGAATGGAACGACCTCACCACCCGCCTCCTGGCCGACGGCCACCGAGTGATCCGCTACGACGCCGCAGGCCACGGCGCCAGCACCCGCACCCCACCGGACATGTCGAGAAAAGCGGCGGCGGCCGACGCGCACACGGTTCTGACGACCCTGAAAGCACGCCCCGCGATCCTGGTGGGCCAGTCCCTGGGCGGCCTCACCGCCCTCCTGACGGCAGCGACCCACCCCTCCGCGGTCAAGGCCCTGATCCTCATAGAAGCGACCCCCGCCGCAGCCGCCCCCGACCTCCCCACCCAGATCGCGACCTGGCTGGACACCTGGCCCACCCCCTTCCCCTCCTACCGATCCGCCGTCACCTTCTTCGGCCACCCCTCCTGGGCCGACGGCCTGGACTGGCACACGGACGGCACCGGCCATCCCCGCATCACCCCCGAGAAGATGATCGAAGCAGCCCACGACCCCGCCACCCGCTCCTACTGGGACTCCTGGACGACCCTCCGCTGTCCCACCCTGGTAGTACGGGGCGCACAGGGTTCCACCCCCGCATCACAACTCACCGCGATGCACACCCACCGCCCCACCGAAACCCACCTCACCACCATCCCGAACGCCGGCCACGACGTCCACCTGGACCGGCCGGAGGAACTGCACGAGGCGATCTCAACGTTCCTCGACCACCTCTGA
- a CDS encoding GlxA family transcriptional regulator: MHTVAVLALDGVIPFDLSLPIDTFGWARLPDGRRPYDVKVCGLRAGADVQVGMGAGPFTMRPPHGLELLAEADTIVLPGVEDPPAVLPAGVGEALREAAANGTRIASVCVGAFLFAATGLLDGLRATTHWFAAADLAARFPQVDVDPDVLYVDNGQFLTSAGAAAAMDMCLHMVRRDHGSAVAAHTARMCVMPLEREGGQAQFIVHDLPPAPSGATLEPLLEWLEAECARELTLDQIAARAGTSARTLNRRFREQTGTTPLRWLHRARVRRAQYLLETTSYPVERIAAQVGFGSPTAFRERFRRVVGTSPQGYRRAFRGEEG, encoded by the coding sequence ATGCATACCGTGGCCGTGCTCGCGCTGGACGGAGTCATCCCCTTCGACCTCTCCCTGCCGATCGACACCTTCGGCTGGGCGCGGCTGCCGGACGGGCGTCGGCCGTACGACGTGAAGGTGTGCGGCCTGCGGGCGGGGGCGGACGTACAAGTCGGCATGGGGGCGGGGCCGTTCACGATGCGCCCGCCGCACGGTCTCGAACTGCTCGCCGAGGCCGACACGATCGTCCTGCCCGGCGTGGAGGACCCGCCGGCCGTACTGCCGGCGGGAGTCGGCGAGGCGCTGCGCGAGGCGGCGGCGAACGGGACGAGGATCGCGTCCGTCTGCGTGGGCGCGTTCCTCTTCGCGGCGACGGGCCTGCTGGACGGCCTGCGGGCCACGACCCACTGGTTCGCGGCCGCGGACCTGGCCGCACGTTTCCCCCAAGTCGACGTGGATCCCGACGTGTTGTACGTCGACAACGGGCAGTTCCTGACGTCGGCGGGGGCCGCGGCTGCGATGGACATGTGCCTGCACATGGTGCGTAGGGACCACGGCTCGGCAGTCGCCGCGCACACCGCCCGCATGTGTGTCATGCCGCTCGAACGCGAGGGTGGGCAGGCGCAGTTCATCGTCCACGACCTGCCCCCGGCGCCGTCCGGGGCGACTCTGGAACCCCTGCTGGAGTGGCTGGAGGCCGAGTGCGCACGGGAGTTGACGCTGGATCAGATCGCCGCGCGGGCCGGCACGAGCGCGCGGACACTGAACCGGAGGTTCCGGGAGCAGACCGGGACGACGCCGCTCAGGTGGCTGCATCGGGCGAGGGTGCGGCGGGCCCAGTATCTGCTGGAGACGACGTCGTATCCGGTCGAGCGGATCGCGGCGCAGGTGGGGTTCGGGTCGCCGACGGCATTCCGGGAACGGTTCCGGAGAGTGGTGGGGACGAGTCCGCAGGGGTACCGGCGGGCGTTCCGGGGCGAGGAGGGCTGA
- a CDS encoding DUF2267 domain-containing protein, whose protein sequence is MTTPKPHATTPKPTVSTPSTTGTKIPAPRHSLVRTPESWPRFIARVRSTGQYPTEAEAERVTRTTLKTLSPHLPAPDRTSLTRTLPPEAAHLLTAHPYDPNSPVRATEFVDKVAARLNNTPPDKARWHVTSVLTVLSHFAGPTTTNHLIAQLPQGYALLFGKAELTRNG, encoded by the coding sequence ATGACCACGCCGAAGCCTCACGCGACCACCCCGAAGCCGACCGTGAGTACCCCGAGTACTACGGGGACGAAGATCCCGGCCCCCAGGCACTCGCTGGTCCGCACGCCCGAGAGCTGGCCCCGCTTCATCGCGAGGGTGAGAAGCACGGGCCAGTACCCCACCGAGGCGGAGGCGGAGCGAGTCACCCGCACCACACTCAAGACCCTCTCCCCCCACCTCCCCGCTCCTGACCGGACGTCCCTGACCCGAACCCTCCCCCCAGAGGCGGCGCACCTCCTCACCGCCCACCCGTACGACCCGAACTCCCCCGTCCGGGCGACGGAGTTCGTGGACAAGGTGGCCGCCCGCCTGAACAACACCCCGCCGGACAAGGCACGTTGGCACGTCACCTCGGTACTGACCGTCCTGTCCCACTTCGCGGGCCCCACCACGACCAACCACCTGATCGCCCAACTCCCCCAGGGCTACGCACTGTTGTTCGGCAAGGCGGAACTGACGAGAAACGGCTGA
- a CDS encoding helicase-related protein yields MTRVTGRHAEHYRVRDEELLVGLRRELLGPAPDAGPDDRDEVLTQDAPIDRYPTGVLYPRAADAAAARRLAEDEAEHDGLDDEPQRAKDDVEESGTAREVGAARARRPSSMGLTFAVARGTRAIVVAARAAVYVPTDAEGRPVPARRAEARTTSDQREQWRRRELVLPEQEIDVSAPDPRWERELADGVALSANVRRPDPVTGTVTITVTLVNTHRVGERELQDAFSLFQCGLTVRAANGASVFVERPAPAGSSDDDVTTSRLLHRHAPTFAVGHGCAAEWDWTPPPIGVTDTVLAAVAEVRSAFVPSVEVLLTDSNPEIDSSALSMLGLAEGEDAEILDALRGLATGYERWIDRKATEADALADTPHGEPALAQVAACREALGRIREGVDLLESEPDLMRAFRLANRVMADQRARSVWVKNGRAGSPDPAAGRWRPFQIAFLLLCLAGIDDPEHRDRGVSDLLWFPTGGGKTEAYLGLIALTSFLRRIRRGTAGGGVTVLMRYTLRLLTLQQFERAAILLCAMERMRRDLPELGGEEFSVGMWVGRSATPNKLAEAARKLAELHGDPGKRLTTENPVQLHACPWCGTRFDARAYEVDEEARRMRVRCPGAGCDFADGLPVHLIDEAVYDARPTLVIATVDKFASMPWRPDTAALFNRDDPNDPTPPPELIVQDELHLISGPLGTLTGLYETAVDALANRPKVIASTATIRRAADQGRHLFAREVRQFPPAGLDSRDSWFAVETPREEKSSRRYVGLLAPGTSQSTLLIRTYATLLHRARNADTDDATRDAYWSLVGYFNSLRLLSAAELQVHDDVVAYLELLAEREGVPVRTVANYSELTSRVDASEIPSRLKGIERRLPDEDTVDVLLATNMIAVGVDVDRLGLMAVMGQPQTTAEYIQATSRVGRAHPGLVAVMLNATRSRDRSHYENFAHFHSALYREVESTSVTPFSARARERGLHAVIVALARILVPAARENEAAGRVESYEHLLYEEIKPVLLERVRAVTQEEAGAVARAFDEFVEWWCAEADTHGSLLFEPRRGSRVPSLLKSYDDESADAEAWPTLWSLRDVDAESALFMEASR; encoded by the coding sequence GCCGGACGACCGGGACGAGGTCCTGACCCAGGACGCGCCGATCGACCGTTACCCGACCGGCGTGCTGTATCCCCGCGCGGCGGACGCGGCGGCGGCGCGACGGTTGGCGGAGGACGAGGCCGAGCACGACGGCCTGGACGACGAACCTCAGCGCGCGAAGGACGATGTCGAGGAGTCCGGCACCGCGCGGGAGGTCGGCGCGGCGCGGGCACGGCGTCCCTCGTCCATGGGGCTCACGTTCGCGGTGGCCCGGGGCACGCGGGCGATCGTGGTCGCGGCGCGCGCCGCCGTCTACGTGCCCACCGACGCGGAGGGCAGGCCGGTGCCGGCCCGGCGCGCCGAGGCCCGCACCACCTCCGACCAGCGGGAGCAGTGGCGGCGCCGGGAACTCGTCCTGCCCGAGCAGGAGATCGACGTGTCCGCGCCCGATCCCAGGTGGGAGAGGGAACTCGCCGACGGGGTCGCGCTGAGCGCCAACGTCCGCCGACCCGACCCGGTCACCGGCACGGTCACGATCACCGTCACCCTGGTCAACACCCACCGGGTCGGCGAGCGCGAGCTCCAGGACGCGTTCTCCCTGTTCCAGTGCGGGCTCACGGTCCGCGCGGCGAACGGTGCCTCCGTCTTCGTCGAACGCCCCGCCCCGGCGGGGTCCTCCGACGACGACGTCACCACCAGCCGGTTGCTGCACCGGCACGCCCCGACCTTCGCGGTCGGTCACGGCTGCGCCGCCGAGTGGGACTGGACGCCGCCGCCGATCGGTGTGACCGACACCGTCCTGGCCGCCGTCGCCGAGGTGCGCAGCGCGTTCGTGCCCTCCGTGGAGGTGCTGCTCACCGACTCCAACCCGGAGATCGACAGCTCGGCCCTGTCCATGCTCGGCCTGGCGGAGGGCGAGGACGCCGAGATCCTGGACGCGCTGCGGGGGCTCGCCACGGGCTACGAGAGGTGGATCGACCGCAAGGCGACCGAGGCGGACGCCCTGGCCGACACCCCGCACGGTGAGCCCGCCCTGGCGCAGGTGGCGGCGTGCCGTGAAGCGCTCGGCCGGATCCGGGAGGGCGTCGACCTGCTGGAGTCCGAGCCCGACCTGATGCGGGCGTTCCGCCTGGCGAACCGGGTGATGGCCGATCAGCGGGCCCGCAGCGTGTGGGTGAAGAACGGCCGCGCCGGCTCCCCCGACCCGGCCGCGGGCCGCTGGCGCCCCTTCCAGATCGCGTTCCTGCTGCTCTGTCTGGCGGGCATCGACGACCCCGAGCACCGCGACCGCGGGGTCTCCGACCTGTTGTGGTTCCCCACCGGCGGTGGCAAGACGGAGGCGTACCTGGGGCTGATCGCGCTCACCTCGTTCCTGCGCCGGATCCGCCGGGGCACGGCCGGCGGCGGCGTCACCGTCCTCATGCGCTACACCCTGCGGCTGCTCACGCTCCAACAGTTCGAGCGTGCCGCGATCCTGCTGTGCGCCATGGAGCGCATGCGTCGCGACCTGCCCGAGCTGGGCGGCGAGGAGTTCTCCGTCGGCATGTGGGTGGGGCGTTCGGCGACCCCCAACAAGCTGGCCGAGGCCGCGCGGAAGCTCGCCGAGCTGCACGGGGACCCCGGCAAGCGGCTCACCACCGAGAACCCCGTCCAGTTGCACGCCTGCCCCTGGTGCGGCACCCGCTTCGACGCCCGCGCGTACGAGGTCGACGAGGAGGCTCGGCGGATGCGCGTCCGCTGCCCCGGCGCCGGCTGCGACTTCGCCGACGGCCTGCCGGTCCACCTGATCGACGAGGCGGTGTACGACGCCCGTCCCACCCTCGTGATCGCCACCGTCGACAAGTTCGCCTCGATGCCGTGGCGCCCGGACACCGCCGCCCTGTTCAACCGTGACGACCCGAACGACCCCACTCCGCCGCCCGAGTTGATCGTCCAGGACGAACTCCACCTGATCTCGGGCCCGTTGGGGACACTCACCGGCCTGTACGAGACCGCCGTGGACGCGCTCGCGAACCGTCCCAAGGTGATCGCCTCCACGGCGACCATCCGCCGCGCCGCCGACCAGGGCCGGCACCTGTTCGCGCGTGAGGTGCGGCAGTTCCCGCCCGCCGGTCTGGACTCCCGCGACTCCTGGTTCGCCGTGGAGACCCCGCGCGAGGAGAAGTCGAGCCGCCGCTACGTCGGTCTCCTGGCCCCGGGCACGAGTCAGTCGACCCTGCTGATCCGGACGTACGCGACCCTCCTGCACCGGGCCCGGAACGCCGACACGGACGACGCGACGCGTGACGCGTACTGGAGCCTCGTCGGCTACTTCAACAGCCTCCGGCTGCTGTCCGCCGCCGAACTCCAGGTCCACGACGACGTGGTGGCCTACCTGGAACTGCTCGCCGAGCGCGAGGGGGTGCCCGTCCGTACCGTGGCCAACTACTCGGAGCTGACGAGTCGGGTCGACGCCAGCGAGATCCCCTCCCGGCTCAAGGGCATCGAGAGGCGGCTCCCCGACGAGGACACGGTGGACGTCCTCCTCGCCACCAACATGATCGCCGTGGGCGTCGACGTGGACCGGCTCGGTCTGATGGCCGTCATGGGCCAGCCGCAGACCACCGCCGAGTACATCCAGGCCACCAGCCGCGTCGGCCGCGCCCATCCCGGACTCGTCGCCGTCATGCTCAACGCGACCCGTTCCCGCGACCGCTCCCACTACGAGAACTTCGCGCACTTCCACTCGGCGCTGTACCGCGAGGTCGAGTCCACCTCGGTGACCCCCTTCTCGGCCCGCGCCCGTGAGCGGGGACTGCACGCGGTGATCGTCGCCCTGGCCCGGATCCTCGTCCCGGCCGCGCGGGAGAACGAGGCGGCGGGGCGGGTCGAGTCCTACGAGCACCTGCTGTACGAGGAGATCAAGCCGGTGCTGCTGGAGCGTGTCCGCGCGGTGACGCAGGAGGAGGCCGGCGCGGTGGCCCGCGCCTTCGACGAGTTCGTCGAGTGGTGGTGCGCCGAGGCCGACACCCACGGCAGCCTGCTCTTCGAACCCCGGCGGGGCAGTCGTGTCCCCTCGCTCCTGAAGTCGTACGACGACGAGTCCGCGGACGCCGAGGCATGGCCCACGCTGTGGAGCCTGCGCGACGTCGACGCCGAGTCCGCCCTGTTCATGGAGGCATCCCGATGA
- the drmB gene encoding DUF1998 domain-containing protein: MTPPPARRRRAGASDAAPARNLPRRGTVRRAQAITTYGVGSLVAVDQESFIVSGLDRADEQWSADEAPVIHERRLARLLGVRYFRLPPASDDTSRDGVRVRRFPLMHSCPECGDLRRHRDFNPPPGRSVCGTCEVDLVPSRFVIACEGGHLDEFPYRQWVHRSTERGATIAGQCGGILKLRTSGRSSSLRSILVSCTCGVPEVSMEGSFRRNALKDLGLRCLGARPWLGTSFSDLKPCPLTPRTLQRGSSAVWQPVLKSALSIPPWSDGRADPLAEHWDVLRSLESRVEVEAALKVVFKGASPLSAEEVMTLLAAEREEDAQGEAEVTFDHRYRALREKEYERLRAGNDERERSHEEQFVCETPIGDPTVLRPLGVTGPMLVKKLREVRALAAFTRLAEPDTTTGSNEVPLSDTTLPWLPAMQVHGEGVFLRLDEERLGAWEKTDAVTHRVERMRAAHQKLLEQRAGDTAPIPLSPATPRMVLLHTLAHVLVDEWSLEAGYPAAALRERLYAADDMAGVLVHTATSDSAGSLGGLVAQGEPERLARTIRSAVRRAEWCSSDPLCVESEASGTGGTNLAACHACVMLPETSCEHNNVLLDRALLVGTPEDPGLGFFSEVVEER; this comes from the coding sequence ATGACCCCGCCCCCCGCACGCCGCCGCCGGGCCGGCGCGAGCGACGCCGCGCCCGCCCGCAACCTGCCCCGCCGGGGCACGGTCCGGCGCGCGCAGGCGATCACCACGTACGGCGTGGGCTCGCTCGTGGCCGTCGACCAGGAGTCCTTCATCGTCTCCGGTCTCGACCGGGCCGACGAACAGTGGAGCGCGGACGAGGCCCCGGTGATCCACGAACGGCGTCTCGCCCGGCTCCTGGGCGTCCGGTACTTCCGGCTGCCGCCCGCGTCCGACGACACCAGCAGGGACGGCGTCCGAGTCCGCCGGTTCCCCCTGATGCACTCCTGCCCCGAGTGCGGCGACCTGCGCCGGCACCGCGACTTCAACCCGCCGCCCGGCAGGAGCGTCTGCGGCACGTGCGAGGTCGACCTCGTCCCGTCCCGTTTCGTGATCGCCTGCGAGGGGGGGCACTTGGACGAGTTCCCGTACCGGCAGTGGGTGCACCGCAGCACCGAGCGGGGCGCCACGATCGCCGGGCAGTGCGGCGGGATCCTCAAACTGCGTACGTCCGGCCGTAGTTCGTCGCTCCGGTCGATCCTCGTCTCGTGCACCTGTGGGGTGCCGGAGGTGTCGATGGAGGGGTCGTTCCGCAGAAACGCCCTCAAGGATCTGGGACTTCGCTGTCTCGGCGCCCGCCCCTGGCTCGGTACGTCCTTCTCCGACCTCAAGCCCTGCCCCCTGACCCCGCGCACCCTTCAGCGTGGCTCCTCGGCCGTGTGGCAGCCCGTGCTGAAGTCCGCGCTCTCCATCCCGCCGTGGAGCGACGGGCGGGCGGATCCGCTCGCGGAGCACTGGGACGTGCTTCGGAGTCTGGAGAGCCGTGTCGAGGTGGAGGCCGCCCTCAAGGTCGTCTTCAAGGGCGCGAGCCCGCTCTCGGCCGAAGAGGTGATGACGCTCCTCGCCGCGGAGCGCGAGGAGGACGCCCAGGGGGAGGCCGAGGTCACCTTCGACCACCGCTACCGGGCCCTGCGCGAGAAGGAGTACGAGCGACTGCGCGCGGGGAACGACGAGCGCGAGCGTTCCCACGAGGAGCAGTTCGTCTGCGAGACGCCGATCGGTGACCCGACCGTGCTCCGTCCCCTCGGCGTGACGGGCCCGATGCTGGTCAAGAAGCTTCGCGAGGTACGGGCTCTGGCGGCGTTCACCCGCCTCGCCGAGCCCGACACGACGACCGGATCGAACGAGGTCCCGCTCTCCGACACCACGCTGCCGTGGCTCCCCGCCATGCAGGTCCACGGCGAAGGGGTCTTCCTCCGCCTGGACGAGGAACGACTCGGCGCCTGGGAGAAGACGGACGCGGTGACGCACCGGGTCGAGAGGATGCGCGCCGCCCACCAGAAACTGCTGGAGCAGCGCGCGGGGGACACGGCTCCGATCCCCCTCTCCCCCGCCACCCCCCGCATGGTCCTGCTGCACACCCTGGCCCATGTCCTCGTCGACGAGTGGAGTCTGGAGGCGGGTTACCCGGCCGCCGCACTGCGCGAGCGCCTGTACGCCGCCGACGACATGGCGGGGGTCCTCGTCCACACCGCGACCAGCGACTCCGCGGGCAGCCTCGGCGGGCTCGTCGCCCAGGGCGAACCCGAGCGCCTGGCCCGGACGATCCGCTCGGCCGTCCGGCGCGCCGAGTGGTGCTCGTCCGACCCCCTCTGCGTCGAGTCCGAGGCGTCCGGCACCGGCGGCACCAACCTCGCCGCCTGTCACGCCTGCGTGATGCTCCCGGAGACGAGTTGTGAGCACAACAACGTCCTCCTCGACCGCGCGTTGCTCGTCGGGACGCCGGAGGATCCGGGCCTGGGGTTCTTCTCAGAGGTGGTCGAGGAACGTTGA